Proteins encoded together in one Caldisericia bacterium window:
- the rsmI gene encoding 16S rRNA (cytidine(1402)-2'-O)-methyltransferase — MPTVCESGTLYVVATPIGNLEDITLRALHILKTVDLIAAEDTRQTKKLLSHYGIKRPMLSYREENKEKQGKKILELLKRGKNVAIVSDAGTPCISDPGVHLVNLSFQMGIKIVPLPGPSALITALSVCGLPIQPFVFLGFLPQRPNRRKKLLLSLKETPYAIVFYESPYRFKKTLEILAEIFPQREIVIARELTKFHEEIVRGKATELWPQWREREVKGEITVIVAGKAKSVTD; from the coding sequence ATGCCTACAGTCTGTGAGTCTGGCACCCTTTATGTAGTAGCCACGCCTATTGGTAACCTCGAGGATATTACCTTGCGAGCCCTTCATATTTTAAAAACAGTAGATTTAATCGCTGCCGAAGATACCAGGCAAACAAAGAAATTATTATCTCATTATGGGATAAAAAGACCGATGTTAAGTTATCGTGAAGAGAATAAAGAAAAACAGGGTAAGAAAATTTTAGAACTACTTAAAAGAGGGAAAAATGTAGCTATAGTTTCTGACGCAGGGACTCCTTGTATTTCAGACCCAGGTGTGCATTTGGTAAATTTGAGCTTTCAAATGGGAATAAAGATAGTTCCTTTACCCGGACCTTCGGCCTTAATTACTGCCCTTAGTGTTTGTGGTTTACCTATCCAGCCCTTTGTTTTTTTAGGATTTCTTCCTCAACGGCCAAATCGACGTAAGAAGTTATTACTTAGTCTTAAAGAGACTCCTTATGCTATTGTATTTTATGAGTCTCCATATCGTTTTAAAAAAACCTTAGAAATATTAGCTGAAATTTTTCCTCAAAGAGAAATAGTTATTGCTAGAGAATTAACCAAATTCCATGAGGAGATTGTTAGGGGTAAAGCAACAGAACTTTGGCCACAGTGGAGGGAAAGAGAAGTCAAAGGAGAAATTACTGTGATTGTGGCTGGAAAGGCTAAATCTGTGACTGATTAA